Proteins encoded together in one Hevea brasiliensis isolate MT/VB/25A 57/8 chromosome 16, ASM3005281v1, whole genome shotgun sequence window:
- the LOC110650350 gene encoding autophagy-related protein 8f, whose translation MSKSYFKQEHDLDKRRAEAARIREKYPDRIPVIVEKAERSDIPNIDKKKYLVPADLTVGQFVYVIRKRIKLSAEKAIFIFVDNVLPPTGAIMSAIYEEKKDEDGFLYVTYSGENTFGSNIPL comes from the exons ATGTCAAAGAGTTACTTCAAGCAAGAGCATGATCTCG ATAAGAGACGGGCAGAGGCAGCTAGGATCAGGGAAAAATACCCAGATAGGATTCCA GTGATTGTGGAGAAGGCAGAAAGAAGTGATATACCAAACATAGATAAGAAAAA GTATCTTGTCCCAGCTGACTTGACTGTGGGACAGTTTGTATATGTTATCCGTAAGAGGATTAAATTAAGTGCAGAGAAGGCAATTTTTATATTTGTGGACAATGTGCTCCCACCTACAG GTGCCATTATGTCTGCCATATATGAAGAGAAGAAGGATGAAGATGGATTTCTCTATGTTACCTACAGTGGGGAGAACACATTCGGATCTAATATCCCACTGTAG